Proteins from a genomic interval of Streptococcus sp. D7B5:
- the nrdG gene encoding anaerobic ribonucleoside-triphosphate reductase activating protein, which produces MTWNTPKPGEWKSEELSKGRIIDYKAFNFVDGEGVRNSLYVSGCMFHCEGCYNVATWSFNAGIPYTAELEEQIMEDLAQPYVQGLTLLGGEPFLNTGILLPLVKRIRKELPEKDIWSWTGYTWEEMMLETPDKLELLSLIDILVDGRYDKSKRNLMLQFRGSSNQRIIDVQKSLKSGQAVIWDKLNDGKESYEQVKRE; this is translated from the coding sequence ATGACATGGAATACACCAAAACCAGGTGAATGGAAAAGTGAGGAGCTTAGTAAAGGGCGGATCATTGATTATAAGGCCTTTAACTTTGTCGATGGAGAAGGTGTGCGAAACTCTCTCTATGTATCAGGTTGCATGTTTCACTGCGAGGGGTGCTATAATGTTGCGACTTGGTCTTTCAACGCAGGCATTCCCTATACGGCAGAATTAGAAGAACAAATCATGGAAGACCTTGCCCAACCCTATGTTCAAGGATTGACCCTGCTAGGAGGAGAACCCTTTCTTAATACGGGCATTCTCTTGCCTCTCGTTAAGCGCATTCGAAAGGAATTACCAGAAAAAGACATCTGGTCCTGGACGGGTTATACTTGGGAAGAAATGATGCTGGAGACTCCAGATAAACTGGAACTCTTATCATTGATTGACATCCTTGTCGATGGACGGTATGATAAAAGCAAACGCAATCTCATGCTCCAGTTTCGAGGTTCGTCCAATCAACGGATTATCGATGTGCAAAAATCTCTCAAAAGTGGGCAAGCGGTGATTTGGGACAAGCTTAATGACGGAAAAGAAAGCTATGAACAGGTGAAGAGAGAATGA
- the rplV gene encoding 50S ribosomal protein L22: protein MAEITSAKAMARTVRVSPRKSRLVLDNIRGKSVADAIAILTFTPNKAAEIILKVLNSAVANAENNFGLDKANLVVSEAFANEGPTMKRFRPRAKGSASPINKRTAHITVAVAEK from the coding sequence ATGGCAGAAATTACTTCAGCTAAAGCAATGGCTCGTACAGTACGTGTTTCACCTCGTAAATCACGTCTTGTTCTTGACAACATCCGTGGTAAAAGCGTAGCCGATGCTATTGCAATCTTGACATTCACACCAAACAAAGCTGCTGAAATCATCTTGAAAGTCTTGAATTCAGCTGTAGCTAACGCTGAAAACAACTTTGGTTTGGACAAAGCTAACTTGGTAGTATCTGAAGCATTCGCAAACGAAGGACCAACTATGAAACGTTTCCGTCCACGTGCGAAAGGTTCAGCTTCACCAATCAACAAACGTACAGCTCACATCACTGTGGCTGTTGCAGAAAAATAA
- a CDS encoding 50S ribosomal protein L23 has protein sequence MNLYDVIKKPVITESSMAQLEAGKYVFEVDTRAHKLLIKQAVEAAFEGVKVANVNTINVKPKAKRVGRYTGFTNKTKKAIITLTADSKAIELFAAEAE, from the coding sequence ATGAATTTGTATGATGTTATCAAAAAACCTGTTATCACTGAAAGCTCAATGGCTCAACTTGAAGCAGGGAAATATGTATTTGAAGTTGACACTCGTGCACACAAACTTTTGATCAAGCAAGCTGTTGAAGCTGCTTTCGAAGGTGTTAAAGTTGCCAACGTTAACACAATCAACGTAAAACCAAAAGCTAAACGTGTTGGACGTTACACTGGTTTTACTAACAAAACTAAAAAAGCTATCATCACACTTACAGCTGATTCAAAAGCAATCGAGTTGTTTGCTGCTGAAGCTGAATAA
- a CDS encoding GNAT family N-acetyltransferase, which yields MELRRPSLEDKEAILEMMAEFEQAQSPHDGGFWDAENFVYEEWLEENLQAEAGLNIPENWVPAIQLVSFDIAGQALGFLNLRLRLNDYLLENGGHIGYSVRPSERGKGYAKEALRQGLQVAKGKNIKKALVTCSTENPASRAVIVANGGVFEDVRNGVERYWIDLE from the coding sequence ATGGAACTACGCAGACCAAGTTTGGAAGATAAAGAAGCGATTTTAGAGATGATGGCAGAGTTTGAACAAGCACAGTCCCCTCACGACGGTGGATTTTGGGATGCTGAGAATTTTGTTTATGAAGAGTGGTTAGAAGAAAATCTTCAAGCGGAAGCGGGACTCAATATTCCTGAAAACTGGGTTCCTGCTATCCAGCTGGTTAGTTTTGACATAGCAGGCCAGGCTCTTGGCTTTCTCAACCTTCGTCTCCGATTAAATGACTACTTACTAGAAAATGGTGGGCATATCGGCTATTCCGTTCGCCCCTCTGAAAGAGGCAAAGGTTATGCCAAAGAAGCTCTCCGACAAGGCTTGCAAGTCGCCAAGGGAAAGAACATCAAAAAAGCGCTTGTGACCTGTAGCACAGAAAACCCTGCTAGTAGAGCAGTGATTGTGGCAAATGGCGGGGTGTTTGAGGATGTTCGCAATGGTGTAGAACGTTACTGGATAGATTTGGAGTAA
- the rplC gene encoding 50S ribosomal protein L3, producing MTKGILGKKVGMTQIFTEAGELIPVTVIEATPNVVLQVKTVETDGYNAIQVGFDDKREVLSNKPAKGHVAKANTAPKRFIREFKNVEGLEVGAEITVETFAAGDVVDVTGTSKGKGFQGVIKRHGQSRGPMAHGSRYHRRPGSMGPVAPNRVFKGKNLAGRMGGDRVTIQNLEVVQVVPEKNVILIKGNVPGAKKSLITIKSAVKAGK from the coding sequence ATGACAAAAGGAATCTTAGGGAAAAAAGTGGGAATGACTCAAATCTTCACTGAAGCTGGCGAATTGATCCCTGTAACAGTTATTGAAGCAACTCCAAACGTTGTTCTTCAAGTTAAAACTGTAGAAACAGACGGATATAACGCTATCCAAGTTGGTTTCGATGACAAACGCGAAGTATTGAGCAACAAACCTGCTAAAGGACATGTAGCGAAAGCTAACACGGCTCCTAAGCGCTTCATTCGTGAATTCAAAAACGTTGAAGGCTTGGAAGTTGGTGCTGAAATCACAGTTGAAACATTCGCAGCTGGAGACGTTGTTGACGTAACTGGTACTTCTAAAGGTAAAGGTTTCCAAGGTGTTATCAAACGCCACGGACAATCACGTGGACCAATGGCTCACGGTTCTCGTTACCACCGTCGTCCAGGTTCTATGGGACCTGTTGCACCTAACCGCGTGTTCAAAGGTAAAAACCTTGCAGGACGTATGGGTGGCGACCGCGTAACAATTCAAAACCTTGAAGTTGTACAAGTTGTTCCAGAAAAGAACGTTATCCTTATCAAAGGTAACGTACCAGGTGCTAAGAAATCTCTTATCACTATCAAATCAGCAGTTAAAGCTGGTAAATAA
- the rplD gene encoding 50S ribosomal protein L4 codes for MANVTLFDQTGKEAGQVVLNDAVFGIEPNESVVFDVIISQRASLRQGTHAVKNRSAVSGGGRKPWRQKGTGRARQGSIRSPQWRGGGVVFGPTPRSYGYKLPQKVRRLALKSVYSEKVAENKFVAVDALSFTAPKTAEFAKVLAALSIDSKVLVILEEGNEFAALSARNLPNVKVATATTASVLDIANSDKLLVTQAAISKIEEVLA; via the coding sequence ATGGCAAACGTAACATTATTTGACCAAACTGGTAAAGAAGCTGGCCAAGTTGTTCTTAACGATGCAGTATTTGGTATCGAACCAAATGAATCAGTTGTGTTTGATGTGATCATCAGCCAACGCGCAAGTCTTCGTCAAGGAACACACGCTGTTAAAAACCGCTCTGCAGTATCAGGTGGTGGACGCAAACCATGGCGTCAAAAAGGAACTGGACGTGCTCGTCAAGGTTCTATCCGCTCACCACAATGGCGTGGTGGTGGTGTTGTCTTCGGGCCAACTCCACGTTCATACGGCTACAAACTTCCACAAAAAGTTCGTCGCCTAGCTCTTAAATCAGTTTACTCTGAAAAAGTTGCTGAAAACAAATTCGTAGCTGTAGACGCTCTTTCATTTACAGCTCCAAAAACTGCTGAATTTGCAAAAGTTCTTGCAGCATTGAGCATCGATTCAAAAGTTCTTGTTATCCTTGAAGAAGGAAATGAATTCGCAGCTCTTTCAGCTCGTAACCTTCCAAACGTGAAAGTTGCAACTGCTACAACTGCAAGTGTTCTTGACATCGCAAATAGCGACAAACTTCTTGTCACACAAGCAGCTATCTCTAAAATCGAGGAGGTTCTTGCATAA
- a CDS encoding phosphoribulokinase, translating to MKKKDLIEQLVSEIETGKVRTLGIYGHGASGKSTFAQELYQTLDSTTVNLLETDPYITSERHLVVPKQAPDQKVTACLPVSHELASLQRDILALQAGMDVLTIDEPWKASEILSGAKPILIVEGMSVGFLPEKLFDKTICFYTDEETELKRRLARDTTMRNRDASFVLASHQMRREQYLRYYRETESKADILVDQSEDTFKVKMTHII from the coding sequence ATGAAGAAAAAAGACCTGATAGAACAACTGGTTTCAGAGATCGAAACGGGAAAAGTTAGGACACTAGGAATCTACGGTCATGGGGCTTCAGGTAAGTCAACCTTTGCACAGGAATTATATCAAACCCTAGATTCTACTACAGTAAATTTGCTAGAAACAGATCCCTATATCACCTCGGAACGTCACCTGGTAGTACCAAAGCAAGCACCAGATCAAAAGGTGACAGCTTGTCTGCCAGTGTCGCATGAACTGGCAAGTTTACAGAGAGATATTCTCGCCTTGCAGGCAGGTATGGATGTCCTGACAATCGATGAACCGTGGAAGGCTAGTGAAATCTTGTCTGGAGCAAAGCCAATTCTGATTGTTGAAGGGATGTCTGTGGGCTTTCTACCCGAGAAACTCTTTGACAAAACCATCTGTTTCTACACGGATGAGGAGACCGAATTAAAGAGGCGCTTAGCTCGAGATACGACTATGAGAAATCGCGATGCATCTTTTGTATTAGCTAGCCATCAGATGAGACGGGAGCAGTATCTGCGATACTATAGAGAAACCGAGTCTAAAGCGGACATTTTAGTAGATCAATCAGAAGATACATTCAAGGTCAAAATGACACACATTATATAG
- the rpsS gene encoding 30S ribosomal protein S19, producing the protein MGRSLKKGPFVDEHLMKKVEAQANDEKKKVIKTWSRRSTIFPSFIGYTIAVYDGRKHVPVYIQEDMVGHKLGEFAPTRTYKGHAADDKKTRRK; encoded by the coding sequence ATGGGACGCAGTCTTAAAAAAGGACCTTTCGTCGATGAGCATTTGATGAAAAAAGTTGAAGCTCAAGCTAACGACGAAAAGAAAAAAGTTATCAAAACTTGGTCACGTCGTTCGACGATCTTCCCAAGTTTCATTGGTTACACTATTGCAGTTTATGACGGACGTAAACACGTACCTGTTTACATCCAAGAGGACATGGTAGGTCACAAACTTGGTGAATTTGCACCAACTCGTACTTACAAAGGTCACGCTGCAGACGACAAGAAAACACGTAGAAAATAA
- the rplB gene encoding 50S ribosomal protein L2, whose product MGIRVYKPTTNGRRNMTSLDFAEITTSTPEKSLLVALKSKAGRNNNGRITVRHQGGGHKRFYRLVDFKRNKDNVEAVVKTIEYDPNRSANIALVHYTDGVKAYIIAPKGLEVGQRIVSGPEADIKVGNALPLANIPVGTLIHNIELKPGRGGELVRAAGASAQVLGQEGKYVLVRLQSGEVRMILGTCRATVGVVGNEQHGLVNLGKAGRSRWKGIRPTVRGSVMNPNDHPHGGGEGKAPVGRKAPSTPWGKPALGLKTRNKKAKSDKLIVRRRNEK is encoded by the coding sequence GTGGGAATTCGTGTTTATAAACCAACAACAAACGGTCGCCGTAATATGACTTCTTTGGATTTCGCTGAAATCACAACAAGCACTCCTGAAAAATCATTGCTTGTTGCTTTGAAGAGCAAGGCTGGTCGTAACAACAACGGTCGTATCACTGTTCGTCACCAAGGTGGTGGACACAAACGTTTCTACCGTTTGGTTGACTTCAAACGTAACAAAGACAACGTTGAAGCTGTTGTTAAAACAATCGAGTACGATCCAAACCGTTCTGCAAACATCGCCCTTGTACACTACACTGACGGTGTGAAAGCATACATCATCGCTCCAAAAGGTCTTGAAGTTGGTCAACGTATCGTTTCAGGTCCAGAAGCAGATATCAAAGTCGGAAACGCACTTCCACTTGCTAACATCCCAGTTGGTACTTTGATCCACAACATCGAGTTGAAACCAGGTCGTGGTGGAGAATTGGTACGTGCAGCTGGAGCTTCTGCTCAAGTATTGGGTCAAGAAGGTAAATATGTTCTTGTTCGTCTTCAATCTGGCGAAGTACGTATGATTCTTGGAACTTGTCGTGCAACAGTTGGTGTTGTCGGAAACGAACAACATGGACTTGTGAACCTTGGTAAAGCAGGACGTAGCCGTTGGAAAGGTATCCGCCCAACAGTTCGTGGTTCTGTAATGAACCCTAACGATCACCCACACGGTGGTGGTGAAGGTAAAGCACCAGTTGGTCGTAAAGCGCCATCTACTCCATGGGGCAAACCTGCTCTTGGTCTTAAAACTCGTAACAAGAAAGCGAAATCTGACAAACTTATCGTTCGTCGTCGCAACGAGAAATAA
- the rpsJ gene encoding 30S ribosomal protein S10, with amino-acid sequence MANKKIRIRLKAYEHRTLDTAAAKIVESATRTGAQVAGPIPLPTERSLYTIIRATHKYKDSREQFEMRTHKRLIDIVNPTQKTVDALMKLDLPSGVNVEIKL; translated from the coding sequence ATGGCAAACAAAAAAATCCGTATCCGTTTGAAAGCATACGAACACCGTACGCTTGACACAGCGGCTGCAAAAATCGTAGAATCAGCTACTCGTACAGGTGCACAAGTTGCGGGTCCAATCCCACTTCCAACTGAACGTAGCCTCTACACAATCATTCGTGCGACTCACAAATACAAAGACTCTCGCGAACAATTTGAAATGCGTACACACAAACGTTTGATCGATATCGTTAACCCAACTCAAAAAACAGTTGATGCGTTGATGAAATTGGATCTTCCAAGTGGTGTAAACGTAGAAATCAAGCTTTAA
- the nrdD gene encoding anaerobic ribonucleoside-triphosphate reductase, whose protein sequence is MIVLEEKLATVPTLFVEKRDGRRVVFDVDKIDKALHKAAEKVMDVTPLVEKRLNGLVERIVTEIHSRFPQGVKIYEIQNVVEHELLEAKEYALAEEYITYRTQRDFERSKATDINFSIHKLLNKDQAVVNENANKDSDVFNTQRDLTAGIVGKSIGLQMLPKHVANAHQKGDIHYHDLDYSPYTPMTNCCLIDFKGMLENGFKIGNAEVESPKSIQTATAQISQIIANVASSQYGGCSADRIDEVLAPYAEKNYQKHLKDAEEWVLPDKREDYAWKKTQKDIYDAMQSLEYEINTLFTSNGQTPFTSLGFGLGTNRFEREIQKAILTIRIKGLGSEHRTAIFPKLIFTLKRGLNLEEGTPNYDIKQLALECATKRMYPDVLSYDKIIELTGSFKVPMGCRSFLQGWKDENGVEVNSGRMNLGVVTVNLPRIALESEGDLNKFWEIFNERMNIAEDALVYRVERTKEATPANAPILYQYGAFGRRLGKEESVDQLFKNRRATVSLGYIGLYEVATVFFGNSWESNPEAKEFTLDIIRDMKRRVEEWSDQYGYHFSIYSTPSESLTDRFCRLDTEKFGSIPDITDKEYYTNSFHYDVRKNPTPFEKLDFEKVYPEAGASGGFIHYCEYPVLQQNPKALEAVWDYAYDRVGYLGTNTPIDRCYKCDFEGDFEPTERGFACPNCGNSDPKTVDVVKRTCGYLGNPQARPMVNGRHKEIAARVKHMNGSTIKTAGHEVTN, encoded by the coding sequence ATGATTGTATTAGAAGAAAAGCTTGCAACCGTTCCCACCTTGTTCGTTGAAAAACGAGATGGTAGACGTGTGGTGTTTGATGTAGACAAGATTGACAAGGCTCTCCACAAGGCGGCGGAAAAGGTTATGGACGTTACGCCTCTAGTAGAAAAACGCCTAAATGGTCTAGTTGAAAGAATCGTGACGGAAATTCACAGCCGCTTCCCTCAAGGTGTCAAGATTTACGAAATTCAAAATGTCGTAGAACATGAACTCCTTGAAGCCAAAGAGTATGCGCTGGCTGAGGAGTATATCACTTATCGGACACAAAGGGATTTTGAGCGCTCAAAAGCGACAGATATCAACTTTAGTATCCATAAACTTCTCAATAAAGATCAAGCAGTTGTTAATGAAAATGCTAATAAAGACAGCGATGTCTTCAACACCCAACGTGATTTGACAGCAGGGATTGTTGGGAAATCAATCGGGCTACAAATGCTTCCTAAGCACGTAGCTAATGCTCACCAAAAAGGGGATATCCACTATCATGACTTGGACTACAGCCCCTACACTCCGATGACCAACTGCTGTTTGATTGATTTTAAAGGCATGCTGGAAAATGGTTTTAAGATTGGAAATGCAGAGGTAGAGAGTCCCAAGTCTATCCAGACTGCGACAGCTCAAATTTCACAAATCATCGCCAATGTTGCTTCTAGCCAGTACGGGGGTTGCTCAGCTGACCGTATCGATGAAGTCTTGGCTCCGTATGCGGAGAAGAATTACCAAAAACACCTCAAAGATGCGGAAGAGTGGGTCTTGCCTGACAAACGGGAAGATTATGCTTGGAAGAAAACCCAAAAAGACATCTACGATGCCATGCAATCTCTCGAGTATGAAATCAACACTCTCTTCACTTCAAATGGCCAAACACCTTTTACTTCGCTCGGTTTTGGTCTGGGAACCAATCGTTTTGAGCGTGAAATTCAAAAAGCTATTTTAACCATTCGTATCAAGGGTCTTGGATCAGAACATCGTACAGCCATCTTCCCTAAACTCATCTTTACGTTGAAAAGAGGCCTTAACTTGGAAGAAGGGACTCCGAACTATGACATCAAACAGTTGGCTCTCGAGTGTGCAACCAAGCGGATGTACCCTGATGTCTTGTCCTATGATAAGATTATCGAGCTGACAGGTTCTTTCAAGGTTCCTATGGGCTGTCGCTCCTTCCTCCAAGGCTGGAAAGATGAAAATGGTGTTGAGGTCAATTCAGGTCGGATGAATCTAGGTGTTGTGACGGTCAATCTGCCTCGTATCGCCCTCGAGTCTGAAGGGGATCTGAATAAGTTTTGGGAAATCTTCAATGAGCGGATGAATATCGCAGAAGATGCTCTGGTTTACCGTGTTGAACGGACCAAGGAAGCAACACCAGCGAATGCCCCTATCCTCTATCAGTACGGAGCCTTCGGTCGCCGTCTCGGAAAAGAAGAAAGTGTTGACCAACTCTTTAAGAATCGCCGTGCGACAGTTTCGCTGGGCTACATCGGTTTGTACGAAGTGGCTACAGTCTTCTTTGGAAATAGCTGGGAAAGCAATCCTGAAGCCAAGGAATTCACACTGGATATTATTCGTGATATGAAACGTCGTGTGGAAGAGTGGTCTGACCAATATGGTTACCATTTCTCTATCTACTCCACACCGTCTGAAAGTCTGACAGACCGCTTCTGTCGCTTGGATACAGAGAAGTTCGGCTCTATTCCTGACATCACGGACAAGGAATACTACACCAACTCTTTCCACTACGATGTTCGTAAAAATCCAACACCGTTTGAAAAATTAGACTTTGAGAAAGTTTACCCAGAAGCAGGTGCGTCAGGTGGTTTCATCCATTATTGTGAGTATCCAGTTCTTCAACAAAATCCTAAAGCCTTGGAAGCTGTTTGGGACTATGCCTATGACCGTGTCGGTTATCTAGGGACCAATACTCCGATTGATCGTTGCTACAAGTGCGACTTTGAAGGGGATTTTGAACCAACTGAGCGAGGATTCGCTTGTCCCAACTGTGGCAATAGCGACCCTAAAACAGTAGACGTGGTCAAACGTACGTGTGGTTATCTGGGAAATCCTCAAGCGCGTCCGATGGTTAATGGACGCCACAAGGAAATCGCTGCGCGTGTCAAACACATGAATGGCTCTACTATCAAAACAGCTGGACATGAAGTAACAAATTAG